A window of Vigna unguiculata cultivar IT97K-499-35 chromosome 4, ASM411807v1, whole genome shotgun sequence contains these coding sequences:
- the LOC114181522 gene encoding heavy metal-associated isoprenylated plant protein 39-like yields MKKVVVKMDLHDDKIKRKAMKTASGLSGIESVSVDLKDMKLVLLGEIDPVSAVSKLRKWCHTELVSVGPAKEEKEKEKVDPPKVLVPVNYENYPFYYYPYHMVPPLYN; encoded by the exons ATGAAG AAAGTAGTGGTGAAGATGGACTTGCATGATGATAAGATCAAGAGAAAAGCTATGAAGACAGCATCTGGCCTTTCTG GGATTGAATCAGTTTCTGTTGACTTGAAAGACATGAAATTGGTGCTGTTGGGTGAGATTGATCCAGTGAGTGCAGTGTCAAAGCTAAGAAAATGGTGTCACACTGAGTTAGTTTCAGTTGGACCAGCAAAagaggagaaagagaaagagaaggtgGATCCACCAAAAGTACTTGTTCCTGTTAATTATGAAAACTATCCCTTCTATTATTATCCTTATCATATGGTACCACCActgtataattaa
- the LOC114181536 gene encoding heavy metal-associated isoprenylated plant protein 39-like has translation MKKVVLKVDLHGDRIKQKAMQTASGLSGIESVAVDVKDMKLILLGDIDPVNAVSKLRKLCHTEIVSVGPAKDEKDKVETAKLPVPLKLNEAYYPIYYQMTPQYSQSYYATSYDENPNTCVIC, from the exons ATGAAG AAAGTAGTGTTGAAGGTGGACTTGCATGGCGATAGAATCAAGCAAAAGGCTATGCAGACAGCATCTGGCCTTTCAG GGATTGAATCGGTTGCTGTTGATGTGAAAGACATGAAATTGATCTTGTTGGGTGACATTGATCCCGTGAATGCAGTGTCGAAGCTAAGAAAATTGTGTCATACTGAAATAGTTTCGGTTGGACCAGCAAAAGATGAGAAAGATAAGGTTGAGACAGCAAAGTTACCTGTTCCTCTAAAACTGAATGAAGCATACTATCCCATTTATTATCAGATGACTCCACAGTACAGTCAAAGTTACTATGCCACAAGTTACGATGAAAATCCTAATACCTGTGTCATATGCTAA
- the LOC114182415 gene encoding heavy metal-associated isoprenylated plant protein 39-like, with protein sequence MMKVVLKVELYDDKIKKKAMKRVSGISGVESVSVDMKDQKMTVIGSVDSVKVAIKLKKLCHADILSVGPAKEEKKEEPKKEEKKPEAKKDPKEEYAEALKVYEAYFNQIRQQPYPYYYYRTVEENPTGCVIC encoded by the exons ATGATG AAAGTGGTACTGAAGGTGGAACTCTATGATGacaaaatcaagaaaaaggCCATGAAGAGAGTGTCTGGAATTTCAG GGGTTGAATCGGTCTCTGTGGACATGAAGGACCAGAAAATGACCGTAATTGGGAGTGTGGATTCTGTTAAAGTGGCGATAAAGCTTAAAAAACTGTGTCATGCTGACATACTTTCAGTTGGACCTGCgaaggaagagaaaaaggaagaaccaaagaaagaagagaagaagccaGAAGCCAAGAAAGATCCAAAGGAGGAATATGCTGAAGCTCTGAAGGTGTATGAAgcatattttaaccaaattagaCAGCAACCATATCCATATTACTATTACAGAACAGTGGAAGAGAATCCAACTGGCTGTGTTATTTGCTAA